From Amphritea atlantica, a single genomic window includes:
- a CDS encoding aspartate/tyrosine/aromatic aminotransferase: MFEHLQPLPQDPILSMLADYRADTHPHKLDLGIGVYKDEQGNTPIMQAVKEAEHRLLTTEQSKSYTAPAGTAEYNQLASALVFGADHPALRDQRIVSAQTPGGCGALRMGAEFLHGCSQESRVWVSLPTWANHVPLLAGAGLEIAEYPYYDYATKGIQFEAMLQALEQARAGDFILLHGCCHNPSGADLNREQWRAVADLMARKGLIPFVDMAYQGLGNGLDQDAFGVRLLAERFPEMLVATSCSKNFGLYRERTGTLFIVAANRAEAQTAGSQLFSKIRSHYSMPPAHGAAIVETILADAGLTASWECELAAMRERIQGLRQQLVTAITASDIDGDFAFIQQQFGMFSFLGITPQQVEQLRHDYSIYMINSSRMNVAGLNQGSMDYFVSALTEVLSAC, translated from the coding sequence ATGTTTGAACATTTACAACCACTGCCACAGGATCCGATTCTGTCGATGCTGGCAGACTACAGAGCAGACACGCACCCGCATAAGCTCGATCTCGGCATCGGCGTTTATAAGGATGAGCAGGGTAATACGCCAATCATGCAGGCGGTTAAAGAGGCGGAACACCGGTTACTGACGACCGAGCAAAGTAAAAGCTACACCGCTCCGGCCGGTACCGCTGAATATAACCAACTGGCGAGTGCACTGGTTTTTGGTGCAGATCATCCCGCGCTCAGAGATCAGCGTATCGTCTCAGCGCAAACCCCGGGGGGCTGCGGTGCACTTCGAATGGGAGCCGAATTCCTCCACGGTTGCAGCCAGGAGAGCCGCGTCTGGGTGAGTCTGCCAACCTGGGCTAACCATGTGCCACTGCTGGCGGGTGCGGGCCTGGAGATCGCCGAATATCCCTATTATGACTACGCCACCAAAGGCATTCAGTTTGAGGCGATGCTGCAGGCACTGGAGCAGGCCCGCGCGGGGGACTTTATCCTCCTGCATGGCTGCTGCCACAACCCCAGCGGGGCTGACCTGAACCGGGAACAGTGGCGTGCGGTGGCAGACCTGATGGCGCGTAAGGGGCTGATCCCTTTCGTCGATATGGCGTATCAGGGGCTGGGCAATGGTCTCGATCAGGATGCCTTCGGTGTGCGCCTGTTGGCGGAACGTTTTCCGGAGATGCTGGTAGCGACCTCCTGCTCGAAAAACTTCGGTCTCTACCGTGAACGAACCGGCACCCTGTTTATTGTCGCCGCCAACCGTGCTGAAGCGCAAACCGCTGGCAGCCAGCTGTTCAGTAAAATCCGCAGCCACTACTCGATGCCGCCGGCCCATGGCGCTGCCATTGTGGAAACCATCCTGGCTGATGCAGGCCTGACGGCCTCCTGGGAGTGCGAACTGGCAGCGATGCGCGAGCGGATTCAGGGGCTGCGTCAGCAGTTGGTTACCGCGATTACAGCGTCCGACATTGATGGCGACTTCGCCTTTATCCAACAGCAGTTTGGCATGTTCTCCTTTCTCGGAATCACTCCGCAACAGGTAGAACAGCTACGCCATGACTACAGCATCTACATGATCAACTCCAGTCGTATGAATGTTGCCGGGCTGAATCAAGGCAGCATGGATTACTTTGTATCGGCCCTGACTGAGGTGTTAAGCGCCTGCTAG
- a CDS encoding ABC transporter ATP-binding protein, producing the protein MISCKAIKVTFNAGTASEKQALRGVDLEIPQGEFVTVIGSNGAGKSTLLNTIAGDIRASSGKLMFDAWDVTRVSAAGRTRDVARVFQDPLAGTCGNMTVEENMALAYGRGRRGGFKPALNDDLRDLFRDQLKRLNLGLENRLSAEMGLLSGGQRQSISLLMAALQPSKILLLDEHTAALDPKTAALVMDITDQIVEEKQLTVMMVTHSMRQALDHGSRTIMMHEGKVMFDLSGKERSQYDVKDLLNLFAKARGDNEELDDDKLLLEA; encoded by the coding sequence ATGATCAGTTGCAAAGCGATTAAAGTGACATTCAACGCCGGTACAGCATCTGAGAAACAGGCTCTCAGGGGTGTCGACCTGGAAATTCCGCAAGGAGAGTTTGTTACGGTGATCGGCTCGAATGGTGCCGGTAAGTCGACCCTGCTGAATACCATCGCCGGTGATATCCGCGCCTCCAGTGGCAAGCTGATGTTTGATGCCTGGGATGTCACCCGTGTATCAGCTGCAGGTCGTACCCGTGATGTTGCCAGGGTCTTTCAGGACCCTCTGGCCGGTACCTGCGGCAATATGACGGTAGAAGAAAACATGGCGCTGGCGTATGGCCGTGGCAGACGGGGTGGATTTAAGCCGGCCCTGAATGACGATCTGCGTGATCTGTTCCGGGATCAGTTGAAGCGTTTGAATCTGGGGTTGGAAAACCGGCTCAGCGCTGAAATGGGCCTCCTGTCTGGCGGCCAGCGACAGTCGATCAGCTTGCTGATGGCCGCTCTGCAACCGAGCAAAATACTGTTGCTGGACGAACATACTGCAGCCCTGGACCCGAAGACAGCGGCACTGGTTATGGATATTACCGACCAGATCGTCGAGGAAAAGCAGCTGACGGTAATGATGGTGACGCATTCGATGCGTCAGGCACTGGATCATGGCAGTCGAACCATCATGATGCATGAAGGTAAGGTGATGTTTGATCTTAGCGGCAAAGAGCGCAGTCAATATGACGTTAAAGACCTTCTCAACCTGTTTGCCAAAGCCCGTGGCGATAATGAAGAACTCGATGATGACAAGCTGCTGCTGGAAGCCTGA
- a CDS encoding AsmA family protein, with amino-acid sequence MKTLLKILGGLVALLLIVVVAGGVLLGIFFDPNEYKPEIKKLALEEGGIQLEIDGDLGWSVFPWLGIEINQIKVSYPGKPQLAELNQAQVSVELPALMSGNVKMSSILLDGLTLNLEKNKDGSTNWAVSGADQQASGTVETPMPDAAEASGGAAIALDIESIAISNGNISYTDASSGSKVLLKNFTMTSGKVTTGAFFPAELSFQAEQYQADQQQMTVDAALKAEFFLDLANQQYKIKGLESTLGLGGAPFNGKTVSVKLNTDIESDLNQETATLKGMSLSAANVSANGDITVTSFSKPVISGTLNVAKFSLQELLAALGQPAIETTDPEVLKAISFNAELGGAPNTLGLNKMSLILDDTRFNGSFAMNLATGSIAFNLKGDELNADRYLPPAKEQTAQTGSGSAAKSSGYSKEPVVPVELLKGLEMDVDLGLNKLLINGLTLSNLELDTSAHGGLVNMSKINADMYKGTLRNSVVIDVRKATPRFHVKKNISGIQIGDLLQDMAEVDRLTGTFNTQTDITAQGESVHAIVNSLNGNAKVTMPDGTVKGIDIAQTICQGFNNVAALGVNADQVDRSTPFADLSSNFRFTNGVVSNNDLITKLDAITLRGKGNVSLPAQNMDYRLGLTIEENLFKQTCAVNNNLEGVEWPVNCKGSFDTEPAKLCRPDASVLKELLKQKAKKQLEGKLMDKLGGGEGSKTEDAKKLLKGLFGN; translated from the coding sequence ATGAAAACGTTATTAAAGATTCTTGGTGGTCTGGTTGCCCTGCTACTGATAGTCGTCGTTGCAGGCGGAGTCCTGCTGGGGATCTTTTTTGATCCCAATGAATATAAACCTGAAATCAAAAAACTGGCGCTTGAGGAAGGCGGCATACAGCTGGAGATCGACGGCGATCTGGGCTGGTCAGTCTTCCCCTGGCTGGGAATCGAAATCAACCAGATCAAGGTCAGCTACCCCGGCAAGCCTCAGCTGGCAGAGCTGAATCAGGCTCAGGTATCGGTAGAACTCCCGGCACTGATGTCCGGCAACGTCAAGATGAGCAGTATTCTGCTGGACGGCCTGACCCTGAATCTTGAAAAGAACAAAGATGGCAGCACCAACTGGGCAGTCTCCGGTGCGGATCAGCAGGCCTCAGGCACCGTTGAAACCCCGATGCCTGACGCGGCTGAAGCCTCCGGGGGCGCAGCCATCGCACTGGATATTGAAAGCATCGCCATCAGCAACGGTAATATCAGTTACACCGATGCCAGCAGCGGTAGTAAAGTGCTGTTGAAAAATTTCACTATGACCTCCGGTAAAGTCACCACCGGCGCATTTTTTCCTGCCGAACTGAGTTTTCAGGCTGAGCAGTATCAGGCCGATCAGCAACAGATGACTGTCGATGCGGCCCTGAAAGCGGAGTTTTTCCTCGATCTGGCCAACCAGCAATACAAGATCAAAGGGCTGGAAAGCACGCTGGGACTGGGCGGCGCACCGTTCAACGGTAAAACCGTCAGCGTTAAGCTGAACACCGATATTGAAAGTGACCTGAATCAGGAGACGGCCACCCTGAAAGGGATGAGTCTCAGCGCGGCCAATGTCAGCGCCAATGGTGATATCACGGTTACCAGTTTCAGCAAACCGGTCATCAGCGGCACGCTAAACGTCGCAAAATTCAGCCTGCAGGAGCTGCTGGCCGCGCTGGGACAACCGGCTATCGAAACCACTGATCCGGAAGTACTGAAAGCGATCAGTTTCAATGCAGAGCTCGGCGGTGCCCCCAATACCCTGGGGCTGAACAAGATGAGTCTGATACTGGATGACACTCGCTTCAACGGCAGCTTTGCGATGAACCTGGCAACTGGTTCCATCGCTTTCAATCTGAAAGGCGATGAACTCAATGCAGACCGTTACCTGCCTCCGGCAAAAGAACAGACGGCGCAGACGGGTTCCGGCAGCGCAGCCAAATCCAGCGGTTATTCGAAAGAGCCAGTGGTGCCGGTGGAACTGCTTAAAGGGCTGGAGATGGACGTTGATCTGGGACTGAACAAGCTGTTGATCAACGGCCTCACCCTGAGCAACCTGGAACTGGATACCAGCGCTCACGGCGGTCTGGTCAATATGAGCAAGATCAACGCGGATATGTACAAAGGCACACTGCGTAACTCAGTGGTGATCGATGTGCGCAAAGCGACTCCCCGTTTCCATGTGAAGAAAAACATTAGCGGGATTCAGATCGGCGACCTGCTGCAAGATATGGCTGAGGTTGACCGCCTGACCGGCACCTTCAACACTCAGACCGATATCACCGCTCAGGGCGAATCAGTCCACGCCATCGTTAACAGCCTTAACGGTAACGCGAAGGTCACCATGCCCGATGGTACAGTCAAAGGGATCGATATCGCGCAGACCATCTGTCAGGGCTTCAACAACGTCGCCGCGCTGGGGGTTAATGCCGATCAGGTTGATCGCTCCACACCGTTTGCCGATCTCAGCAGTAACTTCAGATTCACTAACGGCGTGGTCAGCAACAACGACCTGATAACCAAGCTGGATGCGATTACGCTGCGCGGCAAAGGTAATGTCAGCCTGCCTGCACAGAATATGGATTACCGCCTGGGGCTGACCATTGAAGAAAACCTGTTCAAGCAGACCTGTGCCGTAAACAACAACCTGGAAGGGGTTGAATGGCCGGTTAACTGTAAAGGCAGTTTCGACACTGAGCCGGCTAAACTGTGCCGTCCGGATGCCAGCGTACTGAAAGAGCTGCTGAAACAGAAAGCTAAAAAGCAGCTGGAAGGCAAACTGATGGATAAACTCGGCGGCGGTGAAGGCAGTAAAACTGAAGATGCCAAGAAGCTTCTCAAAGGGTTATTTGGTAACTGA
- a CDS encoding OprD family outer membrane porin — protein sequence MMLKKRSAAMMALSVLTALPAYATDNAADGADKFTLDLGLRTFYMNRDFDQGIPDTIAAGQAFKLDLKSPLWNNMIGFDITAVSVVELIDEKTLNSSDVLTPEGNGYNSLEQAYIKFRPLENLDLRAGRMVLMTPLLNDLTSRISAPSTQGVYATATFDNGSLYALYSDKASMNNDEDYTAYSANGEEYEIASLGGTYQWDNGFNTHLQYALADDYQKQSYINLNYPSTLGDHDLMLDLVHMRGEDDGALYGSDYDSHLTGLTARLSKDNLAYTLAYQKIGGNDGYDQQWGGDDNTQFFTWGAVQLLDFNARDEQSLQARIDYDQPSLPGLHLMARHTESWDIDYSGGDDGQRRETNIDVMYTLQSGAAKGLNIRLRVARADGDAAVVPRINDVRFIIDYKTNLF from the coding sequence ATGATGCTTAAAAAACGATCCGCGGCAATGATGGCGCTGAGTGTACTGACGGCACTGCCGGCCTATGCTACGGATAATGCTGCAGACGGAGCCGATAAATTCACCCTGGACCTGGGGCTGCGAACATTTTATATGAATCGTGATTTTGACCAGGGCATTCCGGACACAATTGCCGCAGGCCAGGCCTTCAAGCTGGACCTGAAATCCCCGCTGTGGAACAACATGATCGGGTTTGATATTACAGCGGTCTCTGTAGTGGAGCTGATTGACGAAAAAACGCTGAACTCTTCCGATGTGCTGACCCCTGAGGGTAATGGCTATAACTCACTGGAACAGGCCTATATCAAGTTCCGCCCTCTGGAAAACCTGGATCTGCGTGCCGGCCGCATGGTACTGATGACGCCGCTGCTGAACGATCTGACATCGCGCATCTCGGCACCCAGTACCCAGGGGGTTTATGCAACCGCCACTTTTGACAACGGTTCGCTATACGCCCTCTATTCAGATAAAGCCTCAATGAATAATGATGAGGATTACACGGCCTATTCAGCTAATGGTGAAGAGTATGAAATTGCCTCTTTAGGGGGAACCTATCAATGGGACAATGGCTTCAACACCCATCTGCAATATGCGCTGGCTGACGATTACCAGAAACAGAGCTACATCAATCTGAACTATCCCTCCACACTGGGAGATCATGACCTGATGCTGGACCTGGTACACATGCGTGGAGAAGATGATGGGGCGCTGTATGGCAGTGATTATGACAGCCATCTGACCGGGCTGACGGCCCGCCTGTCGAAAGATAATCTTGCCTATACCCTGGCGTATCAGAAAATCGGTGGTAATGATGGATACGACCAGCAGTGGGGCGGGGATGATAATACCCAGTTCTTCACCTGGGGGGCCGTTCAGTTGCTGGACTTCAACGCGCGCGATGAACAGTCCCTGCAGGCCCGTATTGATTACGATCAGCCGTCATTGCCAGGTCTGCACCTCATGGCCAGACACACCGAAAGCTGGGATATTGACTACAGCGGCGGCGATGATGGACAGCGACGGGAAACCAATATTGACGTTATGTACACTCTGCAAAGTGGCGCCGCAAAAGGGCTGAACATACGTTTACGTGTTGCCAGAGCAGATGGCGATGCCGCGGTAGTACCGCGTATTAACGACGTCCGTTTCATCATCGATTATAAGACTAATCTGTTCTGA
- the hisF gene encoding imidazole glycerol phosphate synthase subunit HisF — protein sequence MALAKRIIPCLDVENGRVVKGVQFVDIRDAGDPVEVAKRYDEQGADEITFLDITATHEGRDTMVHTVERMASQVFIPLTVGGGIRTVDDIRTMLNAGADKVSINSAAVFNPDFVREAADKFGSQCIVVAIDAKKVSQSGETDRWEIFTHGGRKPTGIDAVEWAKKMVKLGAGEILLTSMDQDGVKNGYDLGVTRAISEAVNVPVIASGGVGNLDHLVAGCIEGKADAVLAASIFHFNEYSIPEAKQYMKERGIEVRL from the coding sequence ATGGCACTGGCAAAACGCATAATTCCCTGTCTGGATGTTGAAAACGGCCGCGTTGTAAAAGGCGTGCAGTTCGTTGATATCCGCGATGCCGGTGATCCGGTAGAGGTGGCCAAACGTTACGACGAGCAGGGCGCCGATGAGATTACGTTCCTCGATATCACTGCGACTCACGAAGGCCGGGATACCATGGTGCATACCGTTGAGCGGATGGCATCACAGGTGTTTATCCCGCTGACGGTGGGCGGCGGTATCCGTACGGTTGATGATATCCGCACCATGCTCAACGCCGGTGCCGATAAGGTGTCAATCAACAGTGCTGCGGTGTTTAATCCGGATTTTGTGCGTGAAGCGGCTGACAAGTTTGGTTCGCAGTGCATCGTCGTGGCGATTGATGCTAAAAAAGTGTCTCAGTCCGGCGAGACTGACCGCTGGGAGATCTTTACCCACGGCGGTCGCAAGCCTACCGGCATCGATGCGGTTGAGTGGGCAAAGAAGATGGTGAAGCTGGGAGCCGGTGAGATTCTGCTGACCTCAATGGATCAGGATGGCGTCAAGAACGGTTATGATCTTGGTGTCACCCGGGCGATCAGTGAAGCCGTTAATGTTCCGGTTATCGCGTCCGGCGGCGTGGGTAATCTGGATCATTTGGTGGCCGGCTGTATCGAGGGGAAAGCGGATGCGGTACTGGCAGCCTCTATTTTCCACTTTAACGAATACAGTATCCCGGAAGCCAAGCAGTATATGAAAGAGCGGGGCATCGAGGTACGACTCTGA
- a CDS encoding ABC transporter substrate-binding protein: MKLRNFLTSALMATALATTVQAQPVYVAATAIVEHPALDAVRDGVREVLEEQGYTDQTLKFTFESAQGNPAIAAQIARKLAGDTPDVIVAISTPSAQSAVSATKDVPIVFSAVTDPLDAKLISNYDKPGRNVTGLSDMSPVKQHLELIQEFLPDLKAVGVPYNPGEPNAVAIVKLLKAEAKKKGITIVEAPSPKSSDVMIASQKLIGQVDAIYCPTDNTILTALESVIKTGIDGQLPVFAAETNAVERGAVASLGFNYGDIGRQTGEVVVRILKGEKAGDIPVRVAQGSELYVNPKMARRMGIEIPAAVLARATKVVE; encoded by the coding sequence ATGAAACTACGTAATTTTCTCACGTCCGCTTTAATGGCGACTGCTCTCGCCACCACAGTACAGGCGCAGCCTGTCTATGTTGCCGCGACGGCAATCGTTGAACATCCGGCGCTGGATGCCGTACGCGATGGTGTCAGGGAGGTACTGGAAGAGCAGGGTTATACTGATCAGACACTGAAATTCACCTTTGAGAGCGCTCAGGGAAACCCGGCTATCGCGGCTCAGATTGCGCGCAAGCTGGCCGGTGATACACCCGATGTTATCGTCGCTATTTCCACACCGTCCGCACAAAGCGCGGTGAGCGCAACCAAAGATGTCCCTATCGTATTCTCCGCGGTCACCGATCCGCTGGATGCCAAACTGATCAGTAACTATGACAAGCCGGGCCGGAATGTCACCGGTCTTTCCGATATGTCGCCGGTTAAACAGCATCTGGAGCTGATTCAGGAGTTCCTGCCAGACCTGAAAGCTGTCGGTGTGCCCTATAACCCGGGTGAGCCTAATGCAGTTGCGATCGTCAAACTACTGAAAGCCGAAGCTAAGAAAAAAGGCATTACGATCGTCGAAGCACCGTCACCGAAGTCCTCCGACGTGATGATCGCATCACAGAAGCTGATTGGTCAGGTGGATGCAATCTACTGTCCGACAGATAACACCATCCTGACCGCTCTCGAGTCAGTGATCAAAACCGGTATTGACGGTCAACTGCCGGTGTTTGCCGCTGAAACCAATGCCGTAGAACGTGGTGCCGTTGCCTCACTGGGCTTCAACTATGGTGATATCGGTCGCCAGACCGGTGAAGTAGTTGTGCGCATCCTCAAAGGCGAAAAAGCCGGTGATATACCGGTACGTGTTGCCCAGGGCTCGGAGCTGTACGTCAACCCGAAAATGGCCCGTCGCATGGGGATTGAAATCCCGGCTGCGGTACTGGCACGCGCCACCAAAGTCGTAGAATAA
- a CDS encoding amino acid dehydrogenase, which translates to MNTVLFDHPEFDKHINVYVHYDDQTGLKAITAVHRRWNGKPAVGGCRLRNYASADEAFTDVLRLSRGMTYKSVMSGLDYGGSKSVMIANPETMDRRATFLAMGEFIESLGGRVSTGVDVGLTAADVEIMAERTSFLGGRATLAPDLVTAYGVLTSICAAVKHRTGSDDLHGRTVAVQGLGKVGFKLAELLKERGARVVAAEVNAESAARARDLLNIDIVSPDVIHAQPVEIYSPCALGMVINDHSLNEISAGIVVGAANNQLTRPAHGVDLAQKGILYVPDYISNCGGLLAVAGDLEKSDEGWVWRKVDEIAETLNEVFTRADRQGIATSDAADQVGRERIASFDHHNQ; encoded by the coding sequence ATGAATACAGTTTTATTCGATCATCCCGAATTTGATAAACACATCAATGTTTACGTTCACTACGATGACCAGACCGGCCTGAAAGCGATTACCGCTGTTCACCGCCGCTGGAACGGCAAACCGGCAGTCGGAGGCTGCCGTCTGCGTAATTATGCCAGCGCCGATGAGGCATTTACCGATGTCCTGCGTCTGTCTCGCGGCATGACCTATAAGTCGGTGATGTCCGGCCTCGACTATGGCGGCTCAAAATCGGTCATGATCGCCAACCCTGAAACGATGGACCGTCGGGCGACCTTTCTGGCAATGGGCGAGTTTATTGAAAGCCTCGGCGGGCGTGTCTCAACCGGTGTTGATGTGGGTCTGACCGCCGCCGACGTTGAAATCATGGCGGAACGCACCTCCTTCCTGGGGGGCCGCGCAACTCTGGCGCCCGATCTGGTGACCGCCTATGGCGTGCTGACATCGATCTGTGCTGCGGTTAAGCATCGCACCGGCAGTGATGATCTGCACGGCCGCACTGTCGCGGTGCAGGGCTTGGGTAAGGTTGGCTTCAAACTGGCAGAACTGCTGAAAGAGCGCGGTGCCAGAGTGGTTGCTGCCGAAGTCAACGCCGAATCAGCAGCCCGTGCCCGGGATCTTTTGAATATCGATATCGTCTCCCCGGATGTCATCCATGCCCAGCCAGTGGAGATCTACAGCCCCTGCGCATTAGGCATGGTGATCAATGATCACAGTCTCAATGAGATCTCTGCCGGAATCGTGGTCGGCGCGGCAAACAACCAACTAACCCGACCCGCCCATGGAGTTGATCTGGCGCAGAAAGGGATTCTGTATGTCCCAGATTACATCAGCAACTGTGGAGGACTGCTGGCCGTTGCCGGTGACCTTGAAAAAAGCGATGAGGGCTGGGTCTGGCGCAAAGTAGATGAGATCGCCGAAACCCTGAACGAGGTATTCACACGGGCAGACAGGCAAGGCATTGCAACCAGCGATGCAGCGGATCAGGTCGGCCGTGAGCGTATTGCCAGCTTCGATCATCACAACCAGTAA
- the hisH gene encoding imidazole glycerol phosphate synthase subunit HisH, producing MSSVAVIDYGMGNLHSVAKALEHVMPGVEVMVTADPEKVRSADRVLLPGVGAIRDCMAEIRRLGVDKEVAEAIASGKPFLGICVGYQALMQRSEENGGVGCLGHFDGTVRFFGDDLKERDGERLKVPHMGWNEVHQNFDHPLWQGIDDGSRFYFVHSYYVDAVDKQRVAGNCHYGVDFDVAIARDNVFATQFHPEKSHTVGLQLLKNFLNWDGKP from the coding sequence ATGAGCAGTGTTGCAGTGATTGACTACGGTATGGGCAACCTGCACTCGGTTGCCAAGGCGCTGGAGCATGTCATGCCCGGCGTTGAGGTGATGGTTACCGCCGATCCTGAAAAAGTTCGCAGCGCTGACCGGGTATTGTTGCCCGGCGTCGGAGCGATTCGTGACTGCATGGCGGAGATTCGCCGTCTGGGTGTGGATAAAGAGGTGGCCGAGGCGATCGCTTCCGGTAAACCATTTCTGGGTATCTGCGTCGGCTATCAGGCGCTGATGCAGCGATCTGAAGAGAACGGTGGGGTTGGCTGTCTGGGGCACTTTGATGGCACCGTACGCTTCTTCGGCGATGACCTGAAAGAGCGCGATGGCGAGCGACTGAAAGTGCCGCATATGGGCTGGAATGAGGTTCATCAGAACTTCGATCACCCGCTGTGGCAGGGCATTGACGACGGCAGCCGGTTCTACTTTGTGCACAGCTATTATGTCGATGCGGTTGATAAACAGCGGGTGGCCGGAAACTGTCACTACGGCGTTGATTTCGATGTGGCGATCGCCCGGGATAATGTGTTTGCCACGCAGTTCCACCCGGAAAAAAGTCATACCGTTGGGCTGCAGCTGCTGAAAAATTTCCTTAACTGGGATGGCAAGCCCTGA
- a CDS encoding ABC transporter permease produces MSLFSFLGTLEIGFIFGLVAIGVYLTFRVLDFPDLTVDGSFTMGAAIAAALIISGVNPYLATICAAIGGAAAGLVTAWLNLRFNILHLLASILTMTALYTINLRIMGKPNLALIMEPTVLSPFAALGIPDMYLKLMFIAVVVILTGLAVAYFLNTQYGMGMRATGANPRMAQANGIVIKEKIYAGLALSNGLVALAGALFAQTNGFADSTMGIGTIVVGLAAVIVGESLSGSRSMLVIIFSCIIGSLLYRLAVSAALNADFMGFTTSDLNLITAVLVGLALIVPQLRREQRARKAAAGGTL; encoded by the coding sequence ATGTCTTTATTTTCTTTCCTCGGCACCCTTGAGATCGGATTTATTTTCGGTCTGGTGGCCATTGGGGTATATCTGACTTTCCGCGTTCTGGATTTTCCGGACCTGACCGTGGACGGTTCCTTCACGATGGGGGCGGCTATCGCCGCCGCCCTGATTATTTCCGGCGTTAACCCGTATCTGGCAACGATCTGTGCGGCTATTGGTGGTGCAGCTGCCGGCCTGGTGACTGCATGGCTGAATCTGCGGTTCAATATACTGCACCTGCTGGCCAGTATTCTGACCATGACCGCCTTATATACGATCAACCTTCGTATCATGGGCAAACCGAACCTCGCGCTGATCATGGAACCCACTGTGCTGTCCCCCTTTGCAGCGCTGGGTATACCTGATATGTATCTGAAGCTGATGTTCATCGCGGTAGTCGTCATTCTGACCGGCCTGGCAGTCGCCTACTTCCTCAACACACAGTATGGCATGGGCATGCGTGCAACCGGTGCAAACCCGCGCATGGCACAGGCCAACGGTATTGTGATCAAGGAGAAAATCTATGCTGGCCTGGCGCTGTCCAACGGCTTAGTCGCCCTCGCTGGCGCATTATTTGCGCAGACCAATGGTTTTGCCGACTCCACCATGGGAATAGGCACCATTGTGGTAGGCCTGGCTGCCGTCATTGTGGGAGAAAGCCTCTCAGGCAGCCGCTCCATGCTGGTGATCATCTTCAGCTGCATCATCGGCTCATTGCTATACCGCCTGGCGGTTTCTGCCGCACTTAATGCGGACTTCATGGGCTTTACCACATCCGACCTTAACCTGATTACCGCTGTACTGGTGGGACTGGCGCTGATCGTGCCACAACTCCGGCGCGAGCAGAGAGCGCGCAAGGCTGCAGCAGGAGGCACATTATGA
- the hisB gene encoding imidazoleglycerol-phosphate dehydratase HisB: MAERKASVTRNTLETQITVSVNLDGSGKLNVDTGVPFLEHMLDQIARHGLIDMDIVAKGDNHIDDHHTVEDIGITLGQAFAQAVGDKKGILRYGHAYCPLDEALSRVVIDFSGRPGLDMNVEFTRAAIGRFDTQLFWEFFQGFVNHAGVTLHIDNLKGFNAHHQAETIFKAFGRAVRGALTIDQRAADQMPSTKGSL, translated from the coding sequence ATGGCTGAACGGAAAGCCTCCGTCACCCGTAATACCCTGGAAACCCAGATCACCGTTTCAGTGAATCTGGATGGCAGCGGTAAGCTGAATGTTGATACCGGCGTGCCCTTTCTTGAACACATGCTGGATCAGATCGCCCGTCATGGCCTGATCGACATGGATATCGTGGCGAAGGGTGATAATCACATCGATGATCACCATACCGTGGAAGATATCGGTATTACGCTGGGGCAGGCCTTTGCTCAGGCGGTTGGCGATAAGAAAGGTATTCTGCGCTATGGCCATGCCTACTGTCCGCTGGATGAGGCGCTATCCCGCGTGGTGATCGATTTTTCCGGTCGGCCGGGGCTGGATATGAATGTCGAGTTTACCCGTGCTGCTATTGGTCGCTTTGATACTCAGCTGTTCTGGGAATTTTTCCAGGGTTTTGTTAATCATGCCGGAGTGACGCTGCACATCGATAACCTGAAAGGCTTTAATGCGCACCACCAGGCTGAAACCATCTTCAAAGCGTTCGGCCGGGCGGTGCGTGGCGCCCTGACGATTGATCAGCGGGCCGCCGATCAGATGCCATCGACCAAGGGATCACTGTAA